The following proteins come from a genomic window of Paenibacillus sp. CAA11:
- a CDS encoding methionine gamma-lyase family protein, giving the protein MAGFSEEIKGWLRQAEELTAESQQRIDRIVDHNQWKVIEAFQRHQVSDFHFAGSTGYAYNDRGREVLDLVYADVFGAEAALVRPHFASGTHTIATALFGVLRPGDELFYITGRPYDTLHKVIGQAGDGTGSLRDYGISYREAALLEEGTVDWAAVEAGIHEHTKVIGIQRSRGYDWRSSFRVEQIAEMVRRVKAIKPDVIVFVDNCYGEFTEIQEPTEVGADLIAGSLIKNPGGGLAETGGYICGRASLVELAAYRLTAPGIGGEVGAMLGTTRGIYQGLFMAPTIVGQALKGSILAAAVFETAGFDSKPRWDEPRTDLIQAISFTSSEHLIAFVQGVQRASAVDGHVVPEPWDMPGYEHPVIMAAGTFIQGGSLELSADAPIRKPYIAYMQGGLTLSHVKYGILAALQKMKEQNLL; this is encoded by the coding sequence ATGGCAGGTTTTTCAGAAGAAATTAAGGGTTGGCTCAGACAGGCTGAAGAGTTAACCGCCGAGAGTCAGCAGCGAATTGATCGTATTGTTGATCACAATCAATGGAAAGTGATTGAAGCTTTTCAGCGGCATCAGGTAAGTGATTTTCATTTCGCAGGATCAACAGGCTACGCGTATAACGACCGGGGGCGTGAGGTACTCGACCTCGTATACGCTGACGTATTTGGAGCGGAAGCCGCATTGGTAAGACCGCATTTCGCCTCAGGAACACACACGATTGCTACGGCTCTATTCGGTGTACTTCGGCCGGGGGATGAGCTATTCTACATCACGGGCCGTCCTTATGACACATTACATAAAGTAATCGGACAAGCAGGAGATGGTACAGGATCCCTGCGAGATTACGGAATCAGCTATCGCGAAGCGGCTTTACTCGAAGAGGGTACGGTGGACTGGGCAGCTGTCGAGGCCGGTATTCATGAACATACGAAGGTGATTGGGATTCAGCGTTCACGCGGGTATGATTGGCGCAGTTCGTTTCGGGTCGAGCAGATTGCGGAGATGGTTCGCCGAGTGAAAGCGATAAAGCCCGATGTTATTGTATTCGTAGACAATTGCTATGGCGAGTTTACGGAAATACAGGAACCGACAGAAGTAGGCGCTGATCTGATTGCCGGTTCCCTAATCAAGAATCCAGGGGGAGGACTGGCTGAGACCGGCGGATATATTTGCGGCAGGGCTTCGCTAGTGGAGCTGGCCGCATATCGACTAACCGCTCCGGGCATTGGCGGAGAGGTAGGGGCTATGCTTGGGACAACACGGGGCATCTACCAGGGATTATTTATGGCCCCCACGATCGTTGGACAAGCTTTGAAGGGCAGCATCCTTGCTGCCGCCGTATTTGAGACGGCCGGGTTTGACTCGAAGCCCCGCTGGGACGAGCCGCGTACGGATCTGATCCAGGCGATCTCTTTTACAAGCAGTGAGCACCTTATCGCATTTGTTCAAGGGGTACAGCGGGCATCGGCAGTAGACGGACATGTGGTGCCTGAGCCATGGGATATGCCGGGTTATGAGCATCCGGTGATTATGGCTGCCGGAACCTTCATTCAAGGCGGCAGTCTGGAGCTAAGTGCGGACGCGCCAATTCGCAAACCTTACATTGCGTATATGCAGGGAGGATTGACATTATCTCATGTTAAGTATGGGATCTTAGCCGCTCTGCAGAAGATGAAGGAACAAAATCTACTATAA
- the hflX gene encoding GTPase HflX — protein MGATYETKTELTDKAVLVSLVTDEVKRSGINAKYSLDELVNLAETAGVEVKDVIVQNRETPDSRWFIGKGKVEELREAIEAQEANTAIFDQELSGAQVRNLEETLDVKIIDRTQLILDIFAQRAKTREGIIQVELAQLSYLLPRLSGHGKNLSRLGGGIGTRGPGESKLETDRRHIRGRISDLKRQLDEVTRHRKLHRQRRKETGVVQVALVGYTNTGKSTLLKQLTASDIYVENQLFATLDPTSRTLELPSGKEIVLTDTVGFIQNLPHDLVASFRATLEEANEADLILHVVDASAENREEQMAVVTEILNDLGAGSKPQIVLFNKKDLCTPEQLQMLPSGEHSFKISAYDEADLELVREAIQKQLTGDTRLFRIPAGRGDLTAIVYRVGEVLEQTFDEDDILFRVELNKADYEKLGYQLESYIINEG, from the coding sequence ATGGGAGCAACATATGAGACAAAGACGGAACTTACCGACAAAGCGGTATTAGTCAGCCTTGTAACGGATGAAGTCAAGCGAAGCGGAATTAATGCTAAGTATTCGCTTGATGAGCTGGTTAATTTGGCAGAGACAGCGGGAGTTGAAGTAAAGGACGTGATCGTCCAGAACCGGGAAACCCCGGATTCACGATGGTTTATCGGGAAAGGCAAGGTCGAAGAGCTGCGGGAAGCGATTGAAGCTCAGGAGGCCAACACAGCCATTTTTGATCAGGAGCTTTCAGGGGCCCAGGTTCGGAATCTCGAAGAGACGTTGGATGTTAAAATTATTGACCGTACACAGCTTATTCTGGATATTTTCGCTCAGCGTGCCAAAACGCGTGAAGGGATCATTCAGGTAGAGCTTGCACAGCTTTCCTACCTTCTCCCGAGACTGTCGGGCCATGGCAAGAACTTATCTCGTCTTGGCGGCGGTATCGGAACTAGAGGTCCGGGGGAAAGTAAGCTTGAGACAGACCGCCGTCACATTCGCGGCCGGATCAGTGATCTGAAGCGCCAGCTGGACGAAGTTACCCGGCATCGTAAGCTGCACAGACAGCGCCGCAAGGAAACCGGGGTAGTTCAGGTAGCCCTCGTAGGTTACACTAATACCGGTAAATCTACGCTGTTAAAGCAGCTGACGGCATCTGATATTTATGTGGAAAATCAATTGTTTGCTACACTTGATCCGACCTCACGCACTCTGGAGCTTCCAAGCGGTAAGGAGATCGTCCTGACAGACACGGTTGGCTTTATCCAGAACCTGCCGCATGATCTGGTCGCTTCCTTCCGGGCGACGCTCGAAGAAGCGAATGAAGCTGATCTGATCCTGCATGTTGTGGATGCTTCTGCGGAGAATCGGGAAGAGCAGATGGCTGTAGTTACAGAGATTCTGAATGATCTGGGAGCCGGCAGCAAGCCGCAGATCGTTCTCTTTAACAAGAAGGATTTGTGCACTCCAGAGCAGCTTCAGATGCTTCCATCCGGCGAGCATTCCTTCAAGATCAGCGCTTATGACGAGGCAGATCTAGAACTCGTTAGAGAAGCAATTCAGAAGCAGCTTACCGGCGACACACGTCTGTTCAGAATTCCTGCGGGACGGGGGGACTTAACAGCAATAGTTTACCGGGTTGGTGAGGTGCTGGAGCAGACTTTTGATGAGGATGATATCCTGTTCCGCGTTGAGCTGAATAAAGCGGATTATGAGAAGCTTGGGTATCAGCTTGAATCCTACATCATTAACGAAGGTTAG